DNA from Bradyrhizobium japonicum USDA 6:
GTCGTAAGCCGCCATGGATCCCTCCCTCGCTGCGAGGTGCGATCAGACGCGTTCCGTTCCGTTGACGCAAGCAATGCCGCCGATCTATCCACGATACCAGGCAGGATGGCTCCATTGGCGACAGGTTTCGATTCCGGACACAGCATCGAGAGTGCGCGGCGCGCGCTTGCGGCGCGGCTGCAATCGGCCGGCATCGAAGAGCCCGCCCTCGACGCGCGCCTGCTCGTCGGAGCCGCGCTGAGGCTTGATTTGACCGGCATCGTCACGCAGGCGGCGCGCCAGCTCACACCCGAAGAGGCCGCGCGGCTCGAAGCCTATGCGCAGCGCCGGCTCGCGCATGAACCGGTCGCCCGCATTCTCGGCGCGCGCGAATTCTGGGGCCTGCCGTTCCAACTGTCCGAGGCGACGCTGGTGCCGCGGCCTGACACCGAGACCGTGGTCGAACTGGCACTGGAGATCTTTCGGGAGGCCACGATATCGGGGCCGCGCCCGCGAATCGCCGATATCGGCACCGGGTCCGGCGCGATCCTGCTCGCGCTGCTGCACGAAATTCCCGATGCCTTCGGTGTCGGAACCGATCTCAGCCTCTCCGCGCTCAACACTGCGCGGAGCAATGCTGCAGCTCTGGGCCTCGCCGGCCGCTCCGGCTTCGTCGCCTGCTCCTATGCGGCGGCGCTGCGCGGCCCGTTCGATCTCATCGTGTCGAATCCGCCCTATATTCCCTCAGGGGAAATTCCGAAACTGAGTCTCGATGTGCGCGAGCACGATCCGCATCTGGCGCTCGACGGCGGCAATGACGGCTATGACGCCTACCGCGCCCTGATCCCGCAGGCGGCCGAGCGGCTCGCGCCCGGCGGGGCGTTGATCGTCGAGGCCGGGCAAGGTCAGGCCCGGGATATTGAAACCTTGATGACGGCCGCCGCGTTGTCTGTGGACAGGCCGCCCAGGGCCGATTTGGCGGGCATCCCGCGGGCGGTTTCGGCCCGAAAAATGCCCCCATAAAAGCCGGATCGGGTTGCAAAAAACCTCTTGGAATATCCCTTGGGAACGACTACGTTCCGGTCAACACATCGGTGCCGGCCCCGTACACCTACGGGCGAAAGCCGGGCTCTCGGACGAGAGCTTTACTGATTTAAAGGTTCCAAGCCGCAGGTCCTGTTGAGCGCGATGGCCATTGGAGCTGCGCTGCTCTCCGACCGCAAAGTGAACGAAAGCCTGATATTGCGCTTGAAGACTTACGCAACAAAGCTGGGCTTGTTTCGGCAGGCGATATGAATGGGTTCGCTGGCAATGGATGCTGGCGGGTGGGGAACGCGTCTTTGTTGAACGCGACGGTCGACGAACATTGGCAGGGTTCAAGCCGCTCTTGCGCGCGGTGCGCACGAGAGATGTGAACCGTTGTCATCAGGTCACTCCGAGCAATCAGTAACGCGTGCAACCTCTAGGGCTGGAATTAAAGGCAGGACATGAGAAACGGTCAGAACAAGCAGCGGATGCGCAACCGCAATAACAATAACAACAACAACAACCGGCGCGGCCAGAACCCGATGACCCGGGTTTACGAATCGAACGGACCCGACATCAAGATCCGCGGCACGGCTTCGCACATCGCCGAAAAATATCTCCAGCTTGCGCGCGATGCGCGCTCTTCCGGCGACCCCGTTGCAGCCGAGAACTACTACCAGCACGCCGAGCATTATTTCCGCCTGATCGCGGCGGCCCAGGAACAGTTCCGCCAGAACCAGCAGCCCCGCGGCGACGAGCCCGTCAGCAACAGCGGCGACGACGGCGAGGACGACGGCGAGAATTTCTCGAATTTCGGCCAGGAGCCGGGCTTCGTCCCGCAGCCGCAGCAGCAGCCCTTCATGCGCGATCGCGACGGCCAGCGCGATCACCAGCGTGATCATCAGCCGCGCGACGGCCAGCAGCCCTATCAGCGCGACAACCAGCAGCCGCGCGAGCACCGCGAACGCGACCATCGTGCGCAACCGCAATATCAGCCGCAGCCGCTGCCGCTGAACCAGCCGCAGCCCGTCGTTGCCGACACCGGCAGCGTCGATCGCCTGCCCTCCTTCATCACCGGCGCACAGCCGCAAGTGAACAGTGGCGCGAATGGCGGTCAGGGCGGCCTGGAAGGCGGCGGTGGCGGCGAACGCTTTCCGCGGCGGCGCCGCCGGCCGCACGGCCCGCGCCCCGAGCGCGAGGCGGCTCCGGCCGGCTCCAGCGACGAAGTGGCCTCCGGCGAGTAAGCTTCTTCCGATGTTCTGATCTGCAATCGTCCCGGCCTCGCGCCGGGACGATTTGTTTTCAAGTGCGCGTCACCGTCGACGACGGCACCAGCACCGGCTTCAACGAGGGAATCAGCCGCGCGCGCTCGCGCTTGGCGGGGATCGCGCGATAGACCTGCTTGGTCGCCTCGACAATGTGCACGCCGGCAAAGGGCAACGACAGCGCCGCGCCCGCACGCTCCCACACCTGCGCCGATTTCAGCACCCAGCCGCCGGCATAGGGCGGCATGAACAACGCCTCGCCCCAGGCGGTCGGCGTGAACCAGGTCTGGCGCAACAGGTCGGTGATCTGCGAGCGCGAATAGGGCCGGCCGTGACCGAACGGCGTGCTGTCGGTGCGGGTCCATACCCCGCGCCGGTTCGGGATCACCGCGATCACGCGGCCGGAGGGCGACAGCACCCGCCACACCTCGCGCAAGAGCGCGGCCGGGTCGTCCGACATCTCCAGCGCATGAATCAGCAGGATCCGGTCGACCGCGGCGTCAGGCAGCGGCAGCGAGAATTCATCGACCAGCGAGGCCAGCGCCGGCCGCCCCGTCGGCCATTTCAAGACGCCCTGCGCCGACGGCATGAAGGCGATGCAGCGCTCCGCGTCCTCGCGGAACAGGCCGAGATAGGGCGTGGGATAGCCGATGCCGAGCACACGCTGGCCCGCGGCGGTCGGCCAGCGCTCCCTGATGCCGCGATTGATCATTTGCCGCGCCACAATCCCGAGGCGACGGGAGTAGAACTCGCGGAGGTCGACGACATCAATGGTCATGACGGCAATGTAACATGCGCGGGGCGGCTCCCGCGCGCGGAATATTGCATTGCCTGCGCAACGTTAACGCCATATTTGTCGGCGGGGCTGAGCGCGATGGAGATGACATGGCCGCCGAAATTCGTACTTTCAACTGTTTAAACGATAATTTCGGTTGTCTGATCCACGATGTGGAAACCAAGGCGACGGCGTCGATCGACGCGCCGGAGGCCGGCCCCATCCTGAAGGCGCTTGAGCGCGAGGGCTGGCAGCTCACCGACATCCTGATCACCCATCATCATGGCGATCATGTCGGCGGGGTCGCCGAACTCAAGCAGAAATACAATTGCCGCGTCGTCGCGCCGCATGACAAGACGACCAAGATCGCCAACGTCGACCTGCGCGTCGCCAATGCCGACATCGTCAAGGTCGGCAGCTTGCTGGGGCGCGTACTGGAGACGCCCGGCCACACGCTCGACCACATCTCCTACGTGTTCGACAACGAGAAGACGCTGTTCGCGGCCGACACGCTGTTCTCGATCGGCTGCGGCCGCGTGTTCGAAGGCGACTACCCGATGATGTGGGACTCGCTTCTGAAGCTGCGGGCGCTGCCTGACGACTTCAAGCTCTATTGCGGGCACGAATACACCGCGTCCAACGTCAAGTTCGCGCTCACCATCGACCCCGACAATGCGGCGCTCCAGGCGCGCGCGGCGGAGGTGGCGAAGCTGCGGGCCGAGAATAGGCCAACCATTCCATCACTGCTTGGTGACGAGAAGCGAGCAAACGTGTTCCTGCGTGCTGATGAACCGTCCGTCGCAACCAGGCTACACATGAAGGGCGCGGACGCCGCCGCGGTGTTCGGCGAACTGCGCGAGCGCAAGAACAAGTCCTGAAGAACAAATCCTGACGGGGATCGATGCCGACCGCAGCCGAGATCATCGCACGCCTCGAACTCCGCCCGCATCCCGAAGGCGGCCACTACCGCGAGACCTTTCGCGACCAGACGACCGATACCAACGGCCGGTCGCGCTCGACCCTCATTTATTTCCTGCTCGCGCGCGGCGAACGCTCGCATTGGCATCGCATCGACGCCGTGGAGATCTGGCACTACTACGCCGGCAGCCCGCTGACGCTGCGCATCGCGCATGAAGGCTGCTCGCAACACGAGGTGCGGCTCGGCACGGACCTTGTGAGCGGCGAGCGGCCGCAGGGAATCGTGCCGGCGAATGCCTGGCAGATGGCGGAGAGCATGGGA
Protein-coding regions in this window:
- the prmC gene encoding peptide chain release factor N(5)-glutamine methyltransferase, translated to MAPLATGFDSGHSIESARRALAARLQSAGIEEPALDARLLVGAALRLDLTGIVTQAARQLTPEEAARLEAYAQRRLAHEPVARILGAREFWGLPFQLSEATLVPRPDTETVVELALEIFREATISGPRPRIADIGTGSGAILLALLHEIPDAFGVGTDLSLSALNTARSNAAALGLAGRSGFVACSYAAALRGPFDLIVSNPPYIPSGEIPKLSLDVREHDPHLALDGGNDGYDAYRALIPQAAERLAPGGALIVEAGQGQARDIETLMTAAALSVDRPPRADLAGIPRAVSARKMPP
- a CDS encoding DUF4167 domain-containing protein, producing MRNGQNKQRMRNRNNNNNNNNRRGQNPMTRVYESNGPDIKIRGTASHIAEKYLQLARDARSSGDPVAAENYYQHAEHYFRLIAAAQEQFRQNQQPRGDEPVSNSGDDGEDDGENFSNFGQEPGFVPQPQQQPFMRDRDGQRDHQRDHQPRDGQQPYQRDNQQPREHRERDHRAQPQYQPQPLPLNQPQPVVADTGSVDRLPSFITGAQPQVNSGANGGQGGLEGGGGGERFPRRRRRPHGPRPEREAAPAGSSDEVASGE
- a CDS encoding class I SAM-dependent methyltransferase, translated to MTIDVVDLREFYSRRLGIVARQMINRGIRERWPTAAGQRVLGIGYPTPYLGLFREDAERCIAFMPSAQGVLKWPTGRPALASLVDEFSLPLPDAAVDRILLIHALEMSDDPAALLREVWRVLSPSGRVIAVIPNRRGVWTRTDSTPFGHGRPYSRSQITDLLRQTWFTPTAWGEALFMPPYAGGWVLKSAQVWERAGAALSLPFAGVHIVEATKQVYRAIPAKRERARLIPSLKPVLVPSSTVTRT
- the gloB gene encoding hydroxyacylglutathione hydrolase, translated to MAAEIRTFNCLNDNFGCLIHDVETKATASIDAPEAGPILKALEREGWQLTDILITHHHGDHVGGVAELKQKYNCRVVAPHDKTTKIANVDLRVANADIVKVGSLLGRVLETPGHTLDHISYVFDNEKTLFAADTLFSIGCGRVFEGDYPMMWDSLLKLRALPDDFKLYCGHEYTASNVKFALTIDPDNAALQARAAEVAKLRAENRPTIPSLLGDEKRANVFLRADEPSVATRLHMKGADAAAVFGELRERKNKS
- a CDS encoding cupin domain-containing protein, whose amino-acid sequence is MPTAAEIIARLELRPHPEGGHYRETFRDQTTDTNGRSRSTLIYFLLARGERSHWHRIDAVEIWHYYAGSPLTLRIAHEGCSQHEVRLGTDLVSGERPQGIVPANAWQMAESMGEWTLVGCTVAPAFEFAKFELAPKGWEP